From one Humulus lupulus chromosome 8, drHumLupu1.1, whole genome shotgun sequence genomic stretch:
- the LOC133794086 gene encoding kunitz type trypsin inhibitor 104-like, protein MKLMIMAGTTLVSFLWLLMAISATAQNGDNPVLDTTGKALRRGVKYYIRPAITDNGGRFTLVNRTERCQLYAGQDNDSRGRGFPVTFAPFAEGEKVIRESRDVKITFSAITICTRSTTWQLRGTESGRRLVGTGSSGGATNFFRIERQSGFDGIYTVGWCPAEFCPLCRFACGSVGAVVNNGKRFLALDGFVIPVVFERAPSSTNI, encoded by the coding sequence ATGAAGTTGATGATCATGGCCGGAACTACCCTAGTTAGCTTCCTGTGGCTTCTCATGGCCATATCAGCAACAGCCCAAAACGGCGACAATCCAGTTCTGGACACCACCGGAAAGGCTCTTCGACGCGGCGTCAAGTACTACATCAGGCCGGCCATCACCGACAACGGCGGGAGGTTTACGCTGGTCAATAGGACGGAGCGGTGCCAGCTGTACGCCGGCCAGGATAATGATTCGAGGGGCAGAGGGTTTCCGGTGACGTTTGCGCCGTTCGCGGAAGGAGAGAAGGTAATTAGGGAGTCTAGGGATGTGAAGATCACCTTCTCTGCAATCACCATCTGTACAAGGTCGACGACGTGGCAGTTGAGAGGCACCGAGAGCGGGAGGAGACTGGTTGGGACCGGAAGCTCGGGAGGGGCGACTAACTTCTTCCGAATCGAGAGACAGAGTGGGTTCGATGGGATCTACACCGTCGGATGGTGCCCGGCCGAGTTCTGTCCGCTTTGCAGGTTCGCTTGTGGTTCAGTTGGGGCTGTGGTCAACAATGGGAAGAGGTTTCTGGCTTTAGATGGTTTTGTCATTCCCGTCGTTTTTGAGAGGGCTCCCTCATCAACTAACATATAG
- the LOC133794087 gene encoding kunitz type trypsin inhibitor 104-like has protein sequence MKSTIMMTGSTTLIVSFTWLVVAVAATAQYGNNPVLDTAGEPLRRGVEYYIKPAITDNGGRFTLVDGSEWCQQYAGQENDSSGEGFPVTFEPLAEGEDAIRESRDLKITFAVITICIRSTTWELEAQRDAETGRRLIGTGSSGEATNYFQIEKQSGFDGIYTIRWCPTEFCPICRFDCGSVGPVVKNGKRFLALDGFVIPVVFERAPLSPSSTNI, from the coding sequence ATGAAGTCGACGATCATGATGACCGGAAGTACTACTCTAATTGTTAGCTTCACGTGGCTTGTCGTAGCCGTAGCAGCCACAGCCCAGTACGGGAACAATCCAGTTCTGGACACCGCCGGAGAGCCTCTTCGACGCGGCGTTGAGTACTACATCAAGCCGGCTATCACCGACAACGGCGGAAGGTTCACGCTGGTCGATGGGAGCGAGTGGTGCCAGCAGTACGCCGGCCAGGAAAATGATTCCAGCGGCGAAGGATTTCCGGTGACGTTTGAGCCGTTGGCGGAAGGAGAGGACGCGATTAGGGAGTCGAGGGATCTGAAGATCACCTTCGCCGTTATCACAATCTGCATACGGTCGACGACATGGGAGTTGGAAGCGCAGAGAGATGCCGAGACCGGGCGGAGACTGATTGGGACAGGAAGCTCGGGAGAGGCAACTAACTACTTTCAGATAGAGAAACAGAGTGGGTTCGATGGGATCTACACTATCCGATGGTGCCCAACCGAGTTCTGTCCGATTTGCAGGTTCGATTGTGGTTCTGTTGGGCCTGTGGTCAAGAATGGGAAGAGATTTCTGGCTTTAGATGGTTTTGTCATTCCTGTCGTTTTTGAGAGGGCTCCATTGTCACCATCATCAACTAACATATAG